From Toxorhynchites rutilus septentrionalis strain SRP chromosome 2, ASM2978413v1, whole genome shotgun sequence, a single genomic window includes:
- the LOC129767319 gene encoding protein pangolin, isoforms A/H/I/S-like: MPNTNENSHSGSTGDDLGSTDEVKVFKDEGDREDEKASSENLLEEKFNLIDLTESAENLVKNSSRQDLSPPYAGGGSGGSSAGKLNSPDHSPGFNMGYLPPYQYSSGTASAIQGSMSKMGLSQFFCNDDPLSNPPPAHCGIIPYQLDSKAIGLSARQSLYSFSTSQYPYPILSSNMLPVPPSWHTPSMYSTAPSFRNSYPSLQIYTTLASDLYSRYQSSSLLNSVHPHNVLSQVKQEASASHEISHNYSVRQGLTGHKSSDLPQELTNRYARPSNSSSIGGSSSGSSSSGTKKKCSATQQQQQNLKPHIKKPLNAFMLYMKEMRAKVVAECTLKESAAINQILGRKWHSLSREEQSVYYDKARQERQLHMEMYPGWTARDNYGYGTKKKRKAKKKDTLGTETASRRKKICIRTDESDNYDGSRMSDEYMSNYGTVV, from the coding sequence ATGCCAAACACAAACGAAAATTCACATTCCGGCTCGACCGGTGATGATCTTGGTAGTACGGATGAGGTGAAAGTGTTCAAAGACGAAGGCGACCGCGAGGACGAGAAGGCCTCGTCGGAGAATCTGCTGGAGGAAAAGTTCAACCTAATCGACCTAACGGAGAGTGCTGAAAATTTGGTGAAAAATTCCTCCCGCCAGGATCTTAGTCCGCCGTATGCAGGGGGAGGCAGCGGTGGGAGTAGTGCGGGTAAACTCAATTCACCTGATCACTCGCCCGGATTCAACATGGGTTACCTGCCGCCTTATCAGTATTCCAGTGGCACTGCTAGTGCAATACAGGGTTCTATGAGCAAAATGGGTCTATCGCAGTTTTTCTGCAACGACGATCCTCTCTCCAATCCTCCACCAGCCCACTGTGGAATCATTCCTTACCAACTTGATTCCAAAGCGATCGGTCTCTCCGCACGACAATCGCTGTATTCCTTCTCCACGAGCCAATACCCTTATCCCATATTATCCTCCAATATGTTACCGGTCCCCCCGTCATGGCACACACCATCAATGTATTCCACAGCTCCCAGTTTCCGAAACTCCTACCCATCCCTGCAAATCTACACTACCCTAGCTAGTGACCTCTACTCACGCTATCAATCCTCGTCGTTGCTGAACTCTGTACACCCACACAACGTGTTGAGTCAGGTGAAGCAGGAAGCGTCCGCCTCCCATGAAATTTCCCACAATTACAGCGTACGACAGGGTCTCACAGGCCACAAATCCTCCGATCTCCCGCAAGAGCTTACGAACCGTTACGCTCGGCCTTCGAACAGCAGTAGTATCGGTGGAAGCAGCAGTGGCTCCAGCAGTAGCGGCACCAAGAAGAAATGTTCTGCCACccagcaacagcaacagaacCTCAAACCACATATCAAAAAACCATTGAATGCATTTATGCTCTACATGAAGGAGATGCGGGCGAAAGTTGTAGCCGAGTGTACCCTGAAGGAGTCGGCAGCCATCAACCAGATCCTGGGCCGGAAGTGGCACTCACTTTCGAGGGAGGAACAGAGCGTGTACTACGACAAGGCGCGTCAGGAGCGACAATTACACATGGAAATGTATCCCGGCTGGACCGCGCGAGACAACTACGGATATGGTACAAAGAAGAAGCGGAAAGCGAAAAAGAAGGATACGCTTGGGACGGAAACAGCGAGCAG